The stretch of DNA AAAAAGGGGGGAAAATTCACTCCTTCTTCTCTGTCATCCCCTCAAGCACCCGGCGGATCGCCTGCAGTTCGGCGAGCACCGCGTCCTCGGGTGCCGGGACAGTCTCCTCGCCCCCTGTCGTCGCCGCCACCGGCGGCCTGCCGCGGACCTGGGCCATGATCAGTTCCCGCACCTCCTCGGGCTCCTCGACACCCTGGATGCGGATCTCGGCCTGGGCCTGGGCCGAGTACCCGGCCGTCTGGATGCGGAGGTCGGAGATGCCGAAGACCCGCATCAGCGGCCCCTGCACGATATCGACATTCGTGATCCTGTTGTACGGCACGATGCCCGTCCCCCTGAACCAGACACCCCTCTTCCAGGTCATCTCTGTCCCGCCGAGGTGGTAGACCACGCTCCGGTAGTAGAGAGGGATCCAGACCGCCACAAAGATGACGACCGCGATCAGACCCCCGGCAAAGAGAGTGTTGAGCACCGGTTCGTCGGCAAGGAAGACCGGGAAGAGGATGAAGACAGCCGCGAGCAGAGTCGTAAGGAAAAGATAGAGGAAATAATATGTCTTGAACTGCGGGGCTGGCTTGAAGTCCTCCCCGATTGTGATGGGACCCGTCATGTGCAGATTTACTCCTCCGGCCACATCAAGGTATGGTCGCCGCCGAACCAGTATATGAGACGTGGTCGGAAGGGCATATCGGTAGACATAGAATGATCTCGATGCGCCCGAACCACCTTCATCGAGACTCTCTCCCCTGTGATGGGAAGAAAGATCGTGCTGGTCACCTGCCGGCCATCTTCTCAAGCAGGTCTCTAATCCCCCACAGTTCTGCGACGAACGCCTCCTGCCCGCCCTGACAGGGACCGGTGCGAGACGGCAGACTCAAATCCTTCTGGAGGGGCGGCCCGTCTGATCGACATGTCTTCCCTCACGCTCGCGCTGGGTGCGCTGTCCCCTGATTCCCGGATAAAGGATCATATTCATAGTAATCCTTCAGAATTGATCGTTCCGGGCACTCCTCCGCCCCTATCCTCCGTGGTGACGATCCGGGAACCGGAAGGGGGTGAGAAACATGGAGT from Methanofollis sp. encodes:
- a CDS encoding PH domain-containing protein, with translation MTGPITIGEDFKPAPQFKTYYFLYLFLTTLLAAVFILFPVFLADEPVLNTLFAGGLIAVVIFVAVWIPLYYRSVVYHLGGTEMTWKRGVWFRGTGIVPYNRITNVDIVQGPLMRVFGISDLRIQTAGYSAQAQAEIRIQGVEEPEEVRELIMAQVRGRPPVAATTGGEETVPAPEDAVLAELQAIRRVLEGMTEKKE